A segment of the Gossypium hirsutum isolate 1008001.06 chromosome D10, Gossypium_hirsutum_v2.1, whole genome shotgun sequence genome:
aaaattcgggtaaaaccgaaaaaatttggttaaccgactgaattcggttaatcgatctattaatcgaattttttcggtcggtggtcggttaattattttttgatttttcggttaacggttaattcggttcgaaatcggtcaattaaccgaattttttcgatttaaccaaaaaattaataaataaaattataatatataaataagcccactattcacttaaaaccaatccaaacccaagtattcaacccaacccaattacccaactcAACCCAAtcacaaaaattacaaataatttaataaataaaaataaaattctaaaactaaaactaaaactaaaactaaaactaaagtctaaaagtctaaaaataatttaattatgtagtgattcaatttggttaattcgggtaatcCGGTTAATTCggataattcggttaatttttaaccaaaaataaaaactatataattttcggttaattcggttaaccaaccgaattaaccgaaaaaatttcggttcggttaattttttctgaaaaaatttcggttcgattaacggttaaaaattttgaaaggtcagttaattcggttaatgttatttcgggttgattaaccgaatgaacacccctagccATAAGATGTCTGATCTTAATGGACATCTATATATTTAATCAAAACCTACGTTATATCAATTGAAAATTTAGAGGGCAAAGGTAGaaaattatgtttatatatatatggtaaaattatagtttgattctttaataaatgataatattttgttttaattattctaaaaactataaagatataTTAGAAATTCTATAGCGTACGCGTATGCATCACGTATTTAGAATACAAaggtgtgtttaaaaataacatataataaataataataatagcacattaaatatgtacgatattaaaatgaGAAATATAGATTAAATTAGGAGTAAAATAAGATTTAAACACAAAACACATAAAATTAAGAATACtaagtgaaaaaaattatttatcattgTTTGTCATCAATCTTCAGttaaatagtttcccaagaaatgatatttaagctagagatgatggcTAAACGTTAAACGGTCGTTGGTTTGTTTGAagtcttgagaattaagattcatAAACCGATTGGATGtaattcatgttcttgctagttaatTATAGGACTCCAAGGCGACATGAttgatgggtgtgagaatgatcATAGCAGTGGAAAAATATTTTccaaggttttaatacaagacgcatgcatcatattgcattcttgatatgttgctgaaatgaaaatatttacttaatacaaagatagtaattagtgaatctttatCTTTTGAGGTGCTGTGAGGGTGTCACACCTGTGATGGCACCACCAAACACGACAGTGCCTACGGTTGCGACAACGACAATCCGGTGGCCGGCGGATGGTCGGCCGCGACGGTTCTTTGATGGTTAAGTAGTGGAAGACTTACTGaaactctaccagagaatttgatttcggattaattatttcaaaattattattattttcatatatttaatatttaatatttaatttaatacttatcttaaaaatattttattaatttaatattaaagtgattatattaatattaaattaaatttaatatttatcttgtagataaatattctattaatttaataagatttaatattaaaataattaagtttaatcatagttggaCTATCTAAACTCTCTTATTATATAAACACCTCTTATATAAAACAGAGCACtaggtcattatttttcacacaattaaattcaagagaaagttgtagagagaaaattctctaaggaaaattattttagaaaatttttagagatatttttcttatttacaacttgatcccaaagtttagagaaattataaaattaccacattagtaattttgtgaaaattttatgtttcGAAGTGAGTCCAAACTCGACAAACTTGAGCTTGAGGAAAGCAGAGAATACTACTTGATTGAAGCGTTCATCTTAGGTATTAATTATTTTAGATATCATAATCAAgttctaattttggaaaaaaaattaaaattatagtttttcccTAAACTTATTTTTTGTTGTATTTAGAAACCTAATTTCCCAACATGAAGAAGATAACGAAGAGAGGAAAATGAAATAGAATGGAGTTGAATCCTCTGTGGGAAGTCATTTCTCATCTATTAATAGCCTTTTAAACGCGATCTTCCATTGTAACCAATCATCCATAATCATTTTGTTTTCCACTAAGAAAACTACTTGTTCTAATCCAATCAAACAAAATTTGGACATCAAACTTATCCAATTTTAGTTGCTATTTTTTCCTGATTTTCCGATAGAAGCCACCAACTTATggtttctttcaatttaacctCTAATTGTTCCAAATCATTGAGTTTCAAGAGAAACCAGGTGTGACATAAAATATGTTATTGATTCCTATACTTTGATCAAAATTGAGATTTAGTCCAgataactaaaaatttaaaaattaagtattttacttttttgatttaaaaatattagtcTAGTCAATAAAATTGGGAATTGCCAAAATTTGTTAACATGACATATGATTAATCgaaaataaacatgttaaattgataaaatttgacAGAAACTACTGACGACATAAATGATTGGACaagtatttttaaattgaaaaagtaaaatgattgaatttttaacttttaatgtaCAGGgaccaaatatcaaaatttatacaagtacagggactaatcttagaaatatatttccaattaaaaCTTAAAGGAGATATTGGTCTGTGCGGTGGGACACAATGTTTCACGCGTAACCTATCAAATCAAAGTCACAGTAATAAAATTCCAAACCCTATCCCCTATCCCCTCTtcctctttttattattattgtccaccataataataaaggaataataaataattatttattatataaatatagaaGTAATAATTGGGATATATGGCATCGGTTCCGTCCTTCTCTCCGACTTTTTCCCAATCCCAAAATCTCCAAACCCTAACCCTATCGAATCATTAATTTCTCATGAAATTTACTCTCCTTTTTTGCTTCCCTCTCTCCCTTTTAGATTCTCCTCTCCTCAAACCCTAGCTCCTATTTCCCCCCCTTCTTTCGATTGGTATAGCCCCCGCGAAAAGCAACTTCcgctattctttttttttttcccacCATGGAAGGCTCTGTGGTGGAGGATCTCGGGGCGCCGGACTCGTGGGAGGTGGCCGATTTGGACGCTACAATGAGCCGCTTGATGCTCTCTTCTAACAAAGAATCCAAGCCGGAATTTCCCGATGCTACTTCTTCAGCTTCTGCTTCTGGTTCTCCGGACGAGAAGGTGGTTTCGGAGGATGCCATTAACGAGGTTGATCAGTTTCTCCGCGAGGCAATTCAAAACCCCCGTGAGCGCCTTTCCAGtaagtctctctctctctctctctctctctctctctctctctcttctgtTTGCAGAAAATTCATTAGGGTTCTTGGATTTAGGGATTTCTGTTTGGAACAAGAATGGTAGATAATAGGATTATTGGACATTCAAGCTGTTtgttaacccttttttttttatcttttgttgTTTTCTCTCCCTATGTCTAACCAGTGTGTTTCTTCACTGGACCTTATCCTAGTAGCTTCTGAACACCTttgattgaaaaacaaaattgGGTATTGAATTCTTCTTGGAACTAATCATGTCGTTGGTGCATATGcggtatttaataattaatatccTAAATTGCAACATTCTAATCAGGCTTTATTTGTAATGTTCGATTACAAATGAGTACTTAACTTTGAATTTGTACATTTGATatgctaaggttgttaaattgtAATAGTGAATTTGATATGCTAACATGGCTGGTGACCCTTGCATAACTCATTATGTTCCAATGACTAGAATGAAGCTCGTGAACTTAGTCAGGTAACAAAGATATGATGAAGGGTCTCTTAGAAGATTCTTAGCATTTTATAGTAGCACAAATAAATTGTCTGCCTTTCAAAATTTGGCTATTTAAGAATGCATTTGGAGGGGTAATAAAGAATGCGTTGATAGCACAAGTTGAAAGTGGATCATATTTGAAATTGGATcatcaaaaaagaaaattaggaTGCAAGGCTAGTTCACTATTCTGATGCGAAAAAAGATGAATATGGAAGGTCTCTAACGCATTGCTGGAATAAGAGTCATAAGTCTACGAGAGTTCCATGACTTCTGGGCTTTGTTATGCAGTTGTTTCTTTTTTTATCTggaatttgttttaattaattaaaactgaGAGTTGGAAGTGATGAACATCATCTTGAAATCAAGGCGTTATAGATTATTTGCTAAATATTCCTTCTGTATAGTTGAGGGGAAATTATTTTAGTTCGTTTCCCACTTTTGTTCAAAAATACACAGCTTTATAGATTATTTGCTAAATATTCCTTCTGTATAGTTGAGGGGAAATTATTTTAGTTCGTTTCCCACTTTTGTTCAAAAATACACAGCTTTTGCTTCAGTTGGTAAGGCCAGTTTGATCATATACCTTCTCTGGAAGGAAAagccatttttttttgaaagactaGATTCTTGTTGATAAATCTAACTCCATTAAATACTTCTCTTGGGATTCGGTAAATCTGAATTGCCAGAAAgggtaaaaattgtaaaattaataactaaaatctGCTAAAAATTGTCTTATTACTGCAGCCTTCAATGATTTCTTTTGAGCTGCCTGGTACTATTTGTTTCAAAAGTACATTTTCATGAGCAAGGATTCTAGAAAATCATCCTTTAAAAGCTTCTCTTGCTGAAGCCTTCTGCAAGTTTTATCTTTTTAACTTCCATATAGGGACTTTTAGGTTGGCTAACAAGAGAGATATGTTAGGGCTGCATGATGCGAGAAAGTGTCTGAAGTCTTTTTTTTTGGGGGAAAGAAAAGAGTCTAAAGTTTGAATATGATTGATTGGGGATGATAACCAGTATAGTGGCTTTTAAGTAAGAATGACTCCTTTACTAGGTAGTTAATATCACATTGATACTTTAGCTATTCATTCCTTGATAAGCTTTAAGTTCTTCATCGAATCTGCTACATGCCTTCTGCAAAGGAAgctttttggtttcttttatGTGCTTTTTCTAGCATTAAAAAGTATGCCCTTTTGATTTTAATATTCACTTGTGAACttgattattatcattttttgatTCATTCTTTTAAGAGGAAAATATAGTCTTTCTTTACAGCTGTGGctttcattctttttattttaaagcaTCATATTCTGGCACTTAATCTTTTGACTGCTATAGTATCTTTGAAGAATGAGTGTGCTGTCTGTTTCAATATTTGAGCAAGAGTGCTTTTCTCTACTTGTGAACTGAGAATTCTTAATTTCTTTTGTTCAGTCCTGAGGATGGAACAAGATGTTGAAAAATTTATCCGTGATCCTAATCAGCAGCAATTTGAGTTCCAGCAGCTGCCTACATCATATTTAAGGTTGGCTGCGCATCGTATCGCACAGCATTATTCATTGCAGTCGATGGTTTTATTAGACAATAATTTACCCGATGGTTCTGGTTCTAGAATCATTGTCTGCAAGACTTCTGAATGTAGGCTTCCTCGTATACGACTGGCTGACATCCCTGTAAATTTACCATCAGAAGACCCTGGTGTTGTTAAGGTGGCAATTAAACAGAGGCCACAGAAAAGGTCTCAGCTTGTAagcaattcaaattcaaattctatGAAGTCAAACAGCTCCAAAAGTGTGGAAGAGAGAAAAGAGGAGTATAACCGAGCTCGAGCAAGAATATTTAACTCTAGTAGTTCTAGCAGTGGTTCTGGTGGAAAACCACCAAGTGAACCAAGGTTTCAGGATGTTAACTACTATGGTTCCTCAGGGATGCCAAATATGGAAGAGAAATCTGTTTCAGTGGTTGCTGATGTAAATTCTGGTAGTGGTTTGATTGAATACTCTTCAAGTAGTAGTAGGTCGGCTAGAAGTAGGACAGAGAAGGAGCCAATTGGTAGGAGCAAACCACATAATAGGGTGGCCATCTTTCGGGATCGCGAGACTGACCGCAAGGACCCTGATTATGACAGGAACTATGATAGGTATATCCCTCTGTTTAAGTATTTTGTTTCCTGCAGGGTATTATGTTTTCTGATTTATTGCAGGGGTTTCAAACTTAGCAAGATTTATTGAAGTtaatattgaaagttatattGTAACTTGAGAGGGAGTTTTGCTCTCATAGAACAAGGCTTTAGAAcaatttttctttacttttgaaTTATGAGTGAATGAGTCTTGATTGATGAGTCCCCATTTATATCTTTTGTTCTGTCTGATCTAATCTTATTATtgccaatctttattctttaaataTCTTCTTTTTTCCCTCTATCCTTTTATAAATTCTCTTTATATGTTCCATTTCAAAACATTAGCATCCTTATATTTTTCTGATACGATTTTATTTATGAATAGCAAGTTTGATAGAGCTACTGATAATTTAGGACCCTTAATAAGGTTTCTAACAATAAAAAGATCTGCGGTTTTTGTTTTCTGTTGTCTTGCATGGTGGGAATATTTTGTTCCATCTCAAATTGAGGGAGAAAAAGTGAGATTTGGATAAAAATCTTAATGATatcaaatatacatttaaattcaCATGCTGCTAAGATCAATGCTGGATTGACCTATTTCATTTGTATTTCCTTTCTACTTCTTGTTGTATATGCTACTTAGGTATTGCAAAGCCCTTTTTTCCTTCATGAGACAATTTTATGTAGTGATTGTTTTTCTTCAGGTACATGCAAAGATTTGATCCTGGGTTTGGGTTCAATAGTGGTCCATACACAATGCAACCTATGTACACCCCTGCAATTAACTACAACACCGAATTTCCACAACTTGGATCCACTCATCGGCCTCAAATAGCTACTGAACACCAACCTCGGCCTCTCCCACAACATATACCTGGGCCCTGGGTGGCTCCACCAACTGCTACAGGAATCAGTTATGGTCATCCTGAAACAATGATGCCTCCTTTTAATCCAAATCATGTTGGAGCACGCTCCACATCTGCCATATATCTGCATTCTTCTCAGTATCCTCTTCAGCGTCCTGGAATGCCTTTTATCCACCCTCATGAGCATGTTCACCAGCCTTTTTCGCAGGTATAGCAACTTCACAACTCTCATTACCAATGTCAGTAAATACACCCCTTTGGTTCGTTCTGATGCATATTTTTAGTCGCTATTTGTTAGTTAACCCTTCATTTTAAGGGGTTCAAGCGACATTCAGTTTTTCATCATCACTTGCAGCATATGCAGTGAACATTGTTTCGTCCACTATTTTTAATTTGGATCTTGAAAGTTGAATAACTTAGGATAGGCAATAGGTCAGTCTATGTAGAATTTACAATCATGGTTAAGTATGAATAATCGTTGTTCTCCCACCTAGAGACCCCTTCTCTTTGTCATTTCTCTTCCTCATTTCCATTCTGTCTTCTATATCTTAATTGCACATTCATTGATTACTCAAGAGATATAAGGTAGACCAATTAAAGGAAACGGTAAAGTCTATCATAAGCCAGATGCTTTCTTTAATTATGTCTAGAGGAATTGGCGTTATGTATTTGAGGGTGTATCAGATATTATGGGGTAATTAGATCTATCCCTAGGTTTCTTTTGCTACTCTGGCTCTAAGATGCCACAAATTCCTGCATATAACAATCAGTTTTGGAGACAGCAAGAGCACCATTGAAAAAGCAGTGAAGATTAGAAGCACATGAAAGAGAAGGGGAATGAGTAAGACTTGTTTTCGattaaaaacagaatttacaCATTAGTGAAATGAAATAGTTGTCCCGACTTTAAATTGTTAactttttaaaatgtaaatatgcagtATAGGTTTTTACAGAGAATATAGTTGTAGTTAGATGCACAAAAATTAAGTTGTAATTCTCAAACTAGGGGGGCTTGTATTTATTTGGGTGGACTGGTTTCTTGCATTATGTCTTGTAAAAAGGTGGGCGGGAGGGATAGGAAGGgacaaaaattgaaaacaaagttTGTCTCATTAGTTTGCAGTTCTGATTTTGGTATTTGAATCATTGAATTATACAGCCTCATCAACATCAGCCTGATGCTAGTTTTGGATTAGCCCGGCCCCAGTGAGGGGCTTGGGCCATGCCTGCACCCTGCCAGTGAAACAATGATTTGAAATGTGATGAAGCAATGCAGTCTCGAGTTATGTAAACTGGCAGGAGTGCAGGCATAGAGGACCGGGGTGAACTGGACCATAATAATGAAGGATACATGGATCGATCCACTCCCCCGCAGTCGGTTTATGTTGGAGCTTCTATAACTCTGGTGAAGGTTGGAGTGTTGGAGAAGCTCATTTGGTTTGGGCATATTCACTGccgttgatgatgatgatgaaaaatacAGGAGCTAAGAATGTAATCAGTCATCAATGATGAAGGTATTTCTCACCATACTCCAAAGCAAACATGATATTAGGCACagcatttattttcttttgtaggTTATTGATCCATATAAAAGTATGTTTTTACCTTACAGCTATACGAGGAGCCAAAGAGAAATGGGAAGATCTTGTTTCGGAGTCGACAAATTGCTTGTGTCCTATTGCCTATGGGTAAAAGCGTTTTGCCGTGAAATAATATGCCTTTACTGGAATAATAAAGTGGACCACATTATGTACCATATTACTATTTGACCCAGGTGTATTTTGAACCTTTTGATTACCATCTCAGCTAGTCTATTGATTTACTTGCATACACACTTTTGTTTTCTGGATATTTAGCTGCACAAGCAATGATTGGCTTCTTGTGTATGACAGAATGCTATATGTTGCTCTGTTTGAGAGCACAATTTGGCAGCAGCTTGTGAAATGGCTTTCTGGCTTTTGACTTAATACCATCAACTGTGCCCATTAAATATTCTACAGCTTAAATACTCTTTACAACTTTGGACGATAAGtataaaattttgaagttaaatTCCTTTGTTTAGATTATTCAGTAGAAAATAGATCTCAAAATTACATGCTATTTGTTCTTTGCTGCCGCCAACAATGGATGGAGCAGTGGGTCAATGTTCCCTGCTCGTAGCAACGGAAAAGAAAAACTAATGAAAAAGTTGTGTGGCTCCACGCTAACATATCTTAACTTCAATTTGACCAGTTGTCTGTCCTTACAACTCTTTCTAGTAGTAATTGAACATGGATGAggttttctttaaaaagaaatttgTTTGGTTTATAGCATGGAGTAGGTTTTGCTGGTGGTGTTATACGTATTATTTTTTTCtagttggtacttgaacttgtatTCCATCATTAGATTGGTACTTTGATATTAACATTGTTAGTTTGTGCTGATGTGGTATTTCTTATAGTGACACGTTGTAACTTCTTAGTATACCATGtggcatatattaattttaaaaaataaaacatcttTTTAAAATCTAAACCAATTTTAAGAAGTATAATTTTTTTGGACCAGTTTAGGGGGCAAATTGTATATTAAGCTTTAAAAGATTAATATTGTTAACAAATTAAGGGTAATATATGTGAGGAAAATACAAAATCAAGTACCAATATATTTGGACAAATGCACATATTAATCCTTTATTTTAGTCCATTATTGGAAGAAAGTAGATGTATTCTTGGGTACTTTCCTAATGTTTTTAAACCCTTGAATTGCTGCAAGTATATTTTGTGAAGAAAGCGAAAGGGTGTTGGGCATGCCAAGGTTCATCCACGTCGGAGGAGGACCTAACCTTTCAAGATCCTTTTTTTCCATATTTCCAATAGTATCTTATTTTGAAATTGTTGCCTTTATTGGTCCTTGGGAAATCTTTGTTTTGCTGTAGTTGTGTAACATGGACCAGCTTTTAGTGAGGAATTTTAATAATCCGAGAATAGTTAAACATAAATAGTTTGTACAAATTTGAAGAAtttcttataaaatataaaacttcttcaaaataaacaaaaagaattcttttttctttttcaaaacaaTTAATGTGAGTAGCaaaaagttattaattaaaattcatttatattaaaCTATGCGTAAAAAATAATACTCCTACCAAGTATAGCATAAGTGAACTGTAAAGGGTTTCCAGTTGAGCTAATAGGACTAGAGGGGTTTAGTTTAACCACAAAAACTAAAGAGCTTTATAAAATACAAAGATTATAAATGTTACACATTGTCCAAAACGTATTTTATCATAAGAGTTAAAatgaaacccaaaataataagagAAAATTTACGCAGTGTAAAAGTTTTatacattttcatcatttttgtacaattaacattttgataattaaatcattaagtttgtcaatataattgtatttgtcatacatgtatttttttaataaatatgatatttgtaCATACCAATCTAAATTATTGTCTATATTTAAGATCAAATTCTATTATAAATTATTGTACTTTGCataagttgtgaatttagtctatatattttaatttggttaattttaatccttttaattttcaaaaatggtcAGTTTTAGTTATTGTATATTTCAAATATTGAAATTTCAATACTGACCAGTTAAAGTTTGCTATTAGTATTGTACTATGCCTAAAGTCTTGCATTTttcgaattataaaatttcagtcttgacgcaatcaacgttctttaaattcataattgatttttttgtgagtaatatgtgaaaataacaaattGGCATGAcattatatatgtgataatatgtttgccacatcaagtattaaaaatataaaacttaataaatttaatagttacgGTTTGAtcaagtttgattttaaaattcataaagtatatggactaaaaatgactaaatctacaacttataCATAGTACATGAACTAAATGCAAAACTTAAACTATAGttaatgttgaatttttttacataaaacaaatattttttcacTTTAGTAGTTGAATTATCATTTTTGTTTCGCACAACAAAAAATTAccaatataataaatttttatttgaggttgataattattaagtataatGATTTATGTAGTcctctaattttacaaaaaaaatagccttccatttaatattttatctcttttagcccttaaacttatattgtttgtcaaattacttcaaaatggatagaaaaattAACATCTATTAACTTTGTTGGCATGACAATCTAGGTGTCTGCTATATTagcaattaatttatttttaaaaaaattttaaaaaatatatttttaaatttttatacttttaaaataattttaatggctTATAgatttttagggtaaactacataaATATTCaccaaattataaataaaaaaaatcattttaggcaACCAAATAAAGAAGCTTACAATTTAAGCACCTACATTACATATTTCGATCATTTTGATCGCTCCAGGATAGAGAAAAATCTGACatgaatttctaaaaaaattaaatctaatatttaaatttccATGTCAGCTTTAGTTTTTAAACCAAAACCAACAAAATTTAAACACTTATCTTCGGGGTTTTTTCTTCATCACCATCCTTCTTCAGTTGAAACCACCACCATCGGCGTCTTCTTTTCCAACATCAGCCTCCAAGATCTCTCTGACAATTATGCTTCTCCAATCGTTTCTCTGCCGTCAACTGCCATCTTCACCGCTTGAATCTTCTCCAACTTCCTCTCTTTCTGCTTCTCCAGCGATGGCTGGCTTCATCTCCTATGAATCCTCCAAGTGTTGCGGCTTTGAAAACTGTCAGTCACTCTCGGTAGCGATTGGGAATGCTCTGTTTTCTCTTATTGTTCATCATTACGGCCCCAAATCCCTCCTAGTAATTCCGTCGAACAGCTTCAAGACCAACCCACCAATACCATGTTCTGGACTCTATAATCCTTTTCAGCTTCTCTCTCACTATATTCctatcatttaatttcatttttcgttaattctttatttctcttttttctttggcGGGGATGTTTTAGAGCATTCTCATGAACCTTCCTCGGGACTCTGAACTTGTCAGGCATCTCAAAGGCATTATTAAGTTTAGTTAAAACAGTCTGTCTGAAGTATTATCTTCAATTCAATGCATTGAAACCACTAAGACTATCACAAGGACAATCGTTAACGAAAACCCACGAGCTTATACTCTTAACGACTCCTTTTAGTACTTGAAACTGTGCCTTGTATGCTTTGAAACAACTGGAGTCTcatattattataagaaaaaagGGGGATTTTTTGGGGGAAAAGAGCAATGCTAATGGTATTGGAGTCTCATATTAGGATGAATATTCAGCAATTCAAAATCTCCAAACATCATAAGCAAAATACATATAGATGAGTaccaaaatttagaaaataggcATTGCTAACTAAGAGGTTTAAAGGAAAAAAACATAATTCATAAAAGTTTTAATTCTAATGAAATCCCCTCAATAGAAGAACCCAAGTACTTTCCCACCTACATTCTTTCTTCTGGCTTCTTCATGGTCCATTATTCCAGCTGATGTTGTCAGCACTATGTACCCAAACTGCAAATCCATTATACAACTCAGTAGAATAGGGTAAAACAATCTTATGAAAGCATAAAATTATGAAGTTCAGTTTTCCGGCTAACCTGTCTTGATGGAAGCAGCCTGGCAGTCCAACCCTCGATCTCCTTCACTCCTACGTCGAAGCGAGGACTGATCACCCCGCACTTGTTCAGCCTTCCGTTCAGTTCAACTACAATTTTACCAGATCTGTGATCATCAACGTACTCAAACTCTCCAATGTAACCTGCAAATCCCAATGTTAGCATATCGATGGAACAAATATAAAGGTAGAGATTAGATTGAATGTTGAAACAAACCGTGCTTCTGCATGACCAAAAGGAACTTGATGATCACTTTTGAGGATGGCCTGATCATGACCTGCCGTTTGCCCCTCTTTTCTGCATTGTACATGCTCTTCAGTGCATCGTTCAAAACGCTGACCCTCACCATCCTTCTAAATACAAGCTGCTGCTGATTCTGCATCAAATTAAGCAAttatttatagtttcttttaGTCTTTAGAAACTCAGTAAAACAACTTGAACATATCATTCTTCTAAACATCATTCTCCTATAATAACAACAGTATTTCCAGTGATCCAATATCTTATTCAAATGAAGAACCAACAAACCATCTTCTAATCCGAGCTTACATAGTGATAGAGGCAAGTGGAGGAAAATAGGCAACAACCCTAAACCAACACGACCCAACTCGAAATGATCTGAGTAAGGGTGGGTTtagatgggcgattgggtgcggtgcggtacgtttagcttactttttgacgattgggt
Coding sequences within it:
- the LOC107915690 gene encoding 40S ribosomal protein S15a-1, with translation MVRVSVLNDALKSMYNAEKRGKRQVMIRPSSKVIIKFLLVMQKHGYIGEFEYVDDHRSGKIVVELNGRLNKCGVISPRFDVGVKEIEGWTARLLPSRQFGYIVLTTSAGIMDHEEARRKNVGGKVLGFFY
- the LOC107915691 gene encoding cAMP-regulated phosphoprotein 21 isoform X1, whose amino-acid sequence is MEGSVVEDLGAPDSWEVADLDATMSRLMLSSNKESKPEFPDATSSASASGSPDEKVVSEDAINEVDQFLREAIQNPRERLSILRMEQDVEKFIRDPNQQQFEFQQLPTSYLRLAAHRIAQHYSLQSMVLLDNNLPDGSGSRIIVCKTSECRLPRIRLADIPVNLPSEDPGVVKVAIKQRPQKRSQLVSNSNSNSMKSNSSKSVEERKEEYNRARARIFNSSSSSSGSGGKPPSEPRFQDVNYYGSSGMPNMEEKSVSVVADVNSGSGLIEYSSSSSRSARSRTEKEPIGRSKPHNRVAIFRDRETDRKDPDYDRNYDRYMQRFDPGFGFNSGPYTMQPMYTPAINYNTEFPQLGSTHRPQIATEHQPRPLPQHIPGPWVAPPTATGISYGHPETMMPPFNPNHVGARSTSAIYLHSSQYPLQRPGMPFIHPHEHVHQPFSQPHQHQPDASFGLARPQ
- the LOC107915691 gene encoding cAMP-regulated phosphoprotein 21 isoform X2, translated to MEGSVVEDLGAPDSWEVADLDATMSRLMLSSNKESKPEFPDATSSASASGSPDEKVVSEDAINEVDQFLREAIQNPRERLSILRMEQDVEKFIRDPNQQQFEFQQLPTSYLRLAAHRIAQHYSLQSMVLLDNNLPDGSGSRIIVCKTSECRLPRIRLADIPVNLPSEDPGVVKVAIKQRPQKRSQLVSNSNSNSMKSNSSKSVEERKEEYNRARARIFNSSSSSSGSGGKPPSEPRFQDVNYYGSSGMPNMEEKSVSVVADVNSGSGLIEYSSSSSRSARSRTEKEPIGRSKPHNRVAIFRDRETDRKDPDYDRNYDRYMQRFDPGFGFNSGPYTMQPMYTPAINYNTEFPQLGSTHRPQIATEHQPRPLPQHIPGPWVAPPTATGISYGHPETMMPPFNPNHVGARSTSAIYLHSSQYPLQRPGMPFIHPHEHVHQPFSQFWRQQEHH